ATGGAATCCTGGAACAGAACAAGAAATATTCTCTTTAGAAGATTTAGTAGAAAATTTTGATCTAAAAAGAGTTAGCAAATCTGGAGCAAAATTTAGTCCAGAAAAAGCAAGTTGGTTCAATCAACAATATATGCAAACTAAAGATAATGCAGAATTAACTGATTTATTTATTCCTATTTTAGAAGAAAAAGGAATTTCTAAAGACAAAGATTTTGTTTTAAAAGTAGTTTCTGCAATAAAAGAAAGAGCTGTTTTTGTAAAAGATTTCTGGGAATTATCTAGTTTCTTTTTTGAAACTCCAACAGAGTATGACGCAAAAGCTTCTAAAAAAAACTGGAAAGAAGGAACTCCTGATTTAATGACAGAATTAATTGACATTATAGAAAATATTCAAGATTTTTCATCAGAAAATACAGAGAAAGAAATTAAAGAATGGATTACTGCTAAAGAAATTGGTTTTGGTAAAGTAATGCAACCTTTACGTTTAAGTTTAGTAGGTAAATTAGCGGGTCCTCATTTATTTGATATCATAGCAATGATTGGTAAAAAAGAAACTATTAATAGACTTAAAAACGCAATTGAAAAACTGTAATTTTTTAAAGATATATTCCAATTAAGTTTTTAATATCTTGCAGAAATCATAGGAACAAAAATTTAATCATGAAAAAAATAATTTTAATTTTAATTTTAGGCTGTGCTTTTACTGCACAAGCCCAATATGGTAATAGAAATAGTAGAAGCCAGCGTCAAAGTCAAATGGGACAAACGCAACAAGAAGCTCCTAAACCAAATTTTAATGTAGAAAGATATATTGGAATTGTTATTTATGATATTAAAAAAGCTGCAAAAAAATCGAGTATAAAGTTATCATCTAAAGAAGGAAAAGAATTTTCTAAAGTGTTAACTAAGTATAATAAAGATATAAAAGACATTACTAGAATTAATTCTTTTTTACTAAGAAGTACGAAAGATATGATTGAAAACTTTCAGAAATCATCTAGAGAAAGTGGTGATTTTTCAAATCAAAAAAAGGTACAGAAAAGGATGGGTGAAAACCTAAAACCAATTTTTGAAACACTTAAGGTAGAAGATCTAAAATTAAATTCAACGATGAAAGAGTTACTTTCTGAAAAGCAATATAAAAAGTGGATTAAGTATAATAGAAAGATTTACAAAGTTTTTCCAAAAGAATAATAACAAATCTACAAACCAAATTAAAAACCCTGTAAAAATATTTTTTTGCAGGGTTTTCTTCATTTTAAAATGTAACATATTTATAAATATGCGTCTAATAAATAACTACTGAAATTCAGTATCTTTACATAAATCAATTATTAATTTAAAAGAAAAATTTAATTATGAACCCAATATTAATTATAGTAATAGTACTAGGCTTATTAGTCTTATTTGCTTCCTTTTTCACTGTGAAACAGCAAACAGCTGCAATTTTAGAACGTTTTGGAAAGTTTAAAGTTATTCGTCAATCTGGTTTACATTTAAAAATACCTTTAATAGATAAAGTTGCAGGAAGAATAAGTTTAAAAATTCAGCAGTTAGACGTAATTATTGAAACAAAAACTTTAGATGATGTATTTGTAAAGTTGAAAGTTTCTGTACAATTTAAGGTAATTAAAGACAAGGTATATGACGCTTTTTATAAGTTAGATTATCCTCATGATCAAATTACTTCTTATGTTTTTGATGTTGTAAGAGCAGAAGTACCAAAAATGAAATTAGATGATGTCTTTGTTAAGAAAGATGATATTGCAATTGCTGTAAAACTAGAATTAAATGAAGCAATGTCTAGTTACGGATATGACATAATTAAAACTTTAGTAACAGATATTGATCCAGATGCTCAAGTAAAAGAAGCAATGAACAGAATTAATGCAGCAGATAGAGAAAAAACAGCTGCACAATATGAAGGAGATGCACAACGTATTTTAATTGTAGAACGTGCAAAAGCAGAAGCAGAAAGTAAACGTTTACAAGGTAAAGGTATTGCAGACCAACGTAGAGAAATTGCACGTGGTTTAGAAGAATCTATGGTGGTATTAAATAGAGCAGGTATAAATAGCCAAGAAGCATCAGCACTAATTGTAGTTACCCAACATTATGATACTTTGCAAGCTATTGGTGCAGATACTAATAGTAACTTAATTTTACTACCTAATAACCCAAATGCAGCAAGTTCTATGTTAACTGATATGGTAGCAAGCTTTGCAGCTACAAATCAAGTTGGGGAGTCTATGAAGAACTTAAAGGCTAAGAAGAAAAGTGAATAAAATAACAGTACCTTTTTACAAAAAGAGAAGTAATAAAGATTCATTTATTACTTCTCTTTTTGTAATATAAATTAGATTTTTTATTAATGATTTAAAATAATATTTTTTTTTATTTTCGCTCAAAAATTAAAATCTTGTTTAATTACATAAAATACTTTTTAATAAAGCCTTTTAAAATTCAACCTTTTATTTCTAATAAGGTACAATTAAGTGTATCTCATGGTTTATTTATTTTTGCTTTTTTAAATCTATTTAAACCATTTAAATTAGATCTTTTAAATGAATATTTTTTTGGATACTCCATATTAATGGGAATTCAATCTATCGTAACTCCTTATTTAATATTTGTTATTTTAAAAAAAGTAAATTACAAAAAATGGAATTATTCTAATATATTAATATTATGCTTTTTTTGTATTCTTATCTATAGTCTTGTTTTATGGTATTCTAGTGGATTTTACAAAGATTTAAAAGGGTATAAAAAAAAATTATCCTTTACCCTTTTTTATAGATATACATCTATTATTTCAATTTTTTCTATGCTGTTGTTTTTTGTTTTAAATGATAAAATAATCAAACTTAAAAATAAGATACATAACATAAGAGTTGAAAAAAATAATCAAATTATAAAAGAAAAATTAACTATTTATTCTGAAGGTAAAAAGGAAAGCATAGTTATTAATATTAATGAATTAATTTACACCTCAATAACTGGTAATTATGTAAGTTTCTATATAAATACACAAGAAGGTATAAAAGAATTAGTTTTAAGGAATACTTTATCAAATATTATTAATCAAATAAGCGATTACCCAAATTTTATTAGATGCCATAAATCTTATATTATAAATACAAATTATATAGATTCTATTTCTGGAAACGCAAGAGGATATTTTTTAAAAACGAATCAAATAGAAAATCTAATACCTGTTTCTAGAAAATTCAATAAAGAATACTTAGAAAAAATAGTCGACTAAAAGCTTCCCATTTACCCCAAACCTTGTAATACAGCCCTTTTACTAAAATTAGTATTACAATAAGAATAGTTTTAATAAATTTGAATACGATACATTTTAAGTTAAAAGTTGGGGGATTTTTAATTTAAAAGTAAAGCTCAATTTGTTAAATACAAATTGAGCTTTTTTATTATAAAATACTTTACTTCTTTTCTTTAGAATTATATTTTAAGAACTTTTAAACACTTATAGAACAATAGAATTTAAGTAACTAATAAAGACAACCATTTATTAACTCTCATCTATATCATCTTATATCTTTGTGCTTTTGTTTTTTTACTATTTTAGTATCTATAGATAGTAAAATATTCAAAATATATCATGACTTTAAAATAAATAGTATAATTTATATATCTTCACAATGAAATTATATTAGTCTTATAAAAAGTTCTAATATTAGAAATAAATAATATTTCTGGTTTAAAAGGAAATGATCTTATTATAAGATGCTATAAATATTATATTCAAAATTCAATTTAAGGAAATACAAAAAAGTTTTTTAACAGTACTTATTTATATAGAAATTAATACAAAAAGAACTAAAAGATTTAATCCGTTTATTTTACAATTATAAGTTTATATGAAGAGTATTATTTCTTGGCTCTCAAAGCCTTATTACTTTAACCCTACAATAAAATTTAAACTAAAAATGAGTTTGTTTCATGGCTTATTTTTATTTCTTTTTTTATATGTTTTTAGACCTTTTTACCTCATTGAATTAGATCTTATTATTTTAGAATATACTTTAGGAATAGGTATTATAGCTTTTTTAGCAACTTTTATTATTTTATACTTTCCTGCACTTATTTTTAAAGAATATTTTAATGAAGATAATTGGACTATTGGTAGAAACCTTTTCTTAATGGCAATAGGTATTACCTTTATAGGAATTCTTTTATGGTATTTTGGAGAAATGTATAAAGCACCTTATAATTTTAGAAAAATAACGCTGTTACAATTTCTATTTTATACGTTTTTAGTTAGTTTAATTCCACTAACCTTCTTTATTTTTATAAATGAGAAGAATGTGAGAGAAAGAAGAGAAAAAAGAGTATTTGAAATTAAAGAAATTAATAGAAAAAATGAAATTGATACTTCAAAAAAACTAAATAAAGAAGTTAGTATTCATTCTGATAACGGAAAAGAAAGTATTACTTTTCATATAGATAATTTAGTGTACGTTACATCTCAAGGAAACTATGCGAGTTTCTTTTTAAAAAATGAAGGGGATTTAAAAGAAAAAATTTTAAGAGTTACTTTAACTAAAATTGCTATCGAATTAAAAGAGTATTCTTATATAATTAGATGTCATAAAAGTTATATTGTAAATATTAATATTATAAATGATATTTCTGGAAATGCGAGAGGATATTTATTAAAATCAGATTTTATAACTATTGATATACCCGTATCAAGAAGTTTTTCTAGAGAATCTTTACAAAAATTAATACGTTAAACATTCCCATTTATCCCAAATACCCCAAAATACTTCCTGTTTGCAACAAAAATTAAATAGTATCATTTTTGAAACCTATATTTGTCTTAATGAAAAAAAAGTTAAAAATGTTGGGGGATATTTTTAATTTTACAAACTAGAAGCTCAACTTGTTAATTCAAATTGAGCTTTTTTTATGTTTTAAAAGTAAACATTAAAATTTCTTATTTTATGCTCTTTATGTTCCATTACTTATTTACAAGCTTTTTAAAACTTCTTTTTTAATTACCTTATCATTTTATTACTTATAGTTTTTATTTAAAACAAATAGTAATAAAAATAGCTATTCAGCTAATCATCATTTAGAATGCAGTAATAAAAAATATTTTATAAACTAAAAAGCTCAACTTGTTTAAACAAGTTGAGCTTTTTTATATTTTAAAAGTACTATTAAAATTACTTTTTATCTTCTATTTTATCATCAGTATCTTCTTCTTTAGAAGCATTTTTAAACTCCTTAATTCCACTTCCTAATCCTTTCATTAATTCTGGTATTTTTCTTCCACCAAATAATAATAAAACGACTACTAAAATAATGATAACTTGTGGGCCACCAATAAATCCAAAATATATAGCTAAACTGTTCATTGTTTTTTATTTTAATAGCACAAATATACAAAAAAGGTTATTACAGTATATTACTTTTAAAGAGCTAATCCCTTTTTTGAATAATACCACCAATTACTTTTTTATCTTTTACAACTTCTGGGTTTCCTTTATAAAATATAGAACCTCCAAAACTAACTGTAGCACTTAAAGTTTGACCTGCTAAAATTTCTGCTTTAGCGCCAGTACCAGCTTTTACTGTTGAGTTACCGGTAGTTTGCAATCCGAAACCATTGTAAATACCATATAAATCTACATCTACTTCCTGATTTTCTGTTGTACCAGTTAATTTTACAATTCCGCCTGAAGTAGTTTTTACTATCAAATATTTAACTTTTGATGTTAGATTGATAAAAGCTCTTTCTTGTGCATTTACTTCTAATTTATCTTGATTAAAATCTTTACCTGTAATAGTAGCACCTTCATTACCATCAATTATAGCAATGTTTTTATTGTAATATAGTTTTATTAAAACTTTACCATCTGCTGCATTATTTTCTGGTTTTAAAGAAAAAGGTAACGATAATTTTAAGGTGTTATTTACATTCTTAATTTTAACCATTTCAGATTTTTCTCCAGTAATTTCTAATTTCTGTTCTTCAGATTTAACTAGCTCTACCTCTATTCCATTATAAACTTTTAAAGTAGTATAATCTCCTAGATTTTTAGTTACAACTGTTTGTGAAAATGTTATATAACTTAACATTATAGCACAAATAAAAATTATTTTTTTCATCATTTTAAAATTTGATTACAATATTTAAATCAATAATTATACCACTATAAAGACTTTTTAAGGTTTTTATTGTGGTAAAAGTGTCCTTTATTATTATTTAAGTATTAAAATATTTTCAAAATTATTTAATACTTAAATTCCCGCTTTCGCGGGAATGATAATTTTTATAAAATATTAAACGTAGAAACGTAGAATATTATTTTTCTATTAAAGTAAAATCTAAATGCTTTCTTTCTAAATCTGTATTTTTAACTTTTACTTTAACATCATCTCCTAATTGATATAGCTTCTTAGAAGATTGACCAACAATAGCATATTGTTTTTCATCAAAAACATAATAATCACTTTTTATGTCTCTAATTCTAACCATTCCTTCACATTTATTAGAAGAAATTTCTACATAAATTCCCCATTCTGTAACTCCTGTTATTACACCTTCAAATTCTTCATCTTTATGATCTTGCATGTATTTAATTTGCATGTACTTAATTGATGATCTTTCTGCTTTAGAAGCTAATTCTTCTCTATTTGAAGAATGTTTACACTTTTCTTCATAAGGAAGTGCTTTAGGTGCGTCTCCGCCATCTAAATAATATTGAAGCAATCTATGTGTCATTACATCTGGATAACGTCTAATAGGTGACGTAAAATGACTATAATAATCAAAAGCTAAACCATAATGACCAATATTTTGAGTCGTATATTTTGCTTTAGACATTGTTCTAATCGTTAGAGTTTCAATCATATTAGATTCTGCTTTACCATGAACATCACTTAACAACTTATTTAAAGAATCTGAAGTAGACTCTTTTGTATCCGTATTAATTTTATATCCAAATTTACTAATCATGTTTTGTAAAGAAGCTAATTTTTCAACATCTGGTTCATCATGAATTCTATAAATAAACGTTCTGTTTGTTGCTTTTCCTTTAGAAAAACCAATGTATTCAGCAACTTTTCTATTTGCTAATAACATAAATTCTTCAATTAATTTATTAGCATCTTTAGATTCCTTAAAGAAAACACCAACTGGGTTTGCTTCTTCATCTAAATTAAACTTTACCTCTACTCTATCAAAAGAAATTGCGCCATCTTTCATTCTTTTTTTACGAAGAATTTTAGCCAATTCATCTAATTTTAAAGTAGCTTCTACAATTTCTGGAGTTACTGTGTATTCTTTATCGATAATAGAAATATCCTCTGGCATTACGTAAGGCTGAACATCATCAGATAATTTTACGTTTTCTATAATAGATTGTGCTTCTTCATATGCAAAACGTTGATCTGAATAGGTTACAGTTCTACCAAACCATTGGTTTACAAGTTGTGCTTTTTCATTCAATTCAAACACAGCAGAAAAAGTTAATTTTTCTTCATTTGGTCTTAAAGAACAAACTCCGTTACTTAACATTTCTGGTAACATTGGTACTACTCTATCTACTAAATAAACAGATGTTGCTCTTTTATAAGCTTCATCATCTAAAATAGTTTTAGGTTCTAAATAATGCGAAACATCTGCAATATGAATTCCTATTTCGTAATTCCCATTTTCTAATTTTGTAAATGATAAAGCATCATCAAAATCTTTTGCATCTTTTGGATCTATCGTAAAAGTTAAATCTTTACGCATATCTCTACGCTTAGAAATTTCTTTTTCTGTAATTTCTATTGATAAATTTTCAGCTTCTTTTTCTACTTCTGGATCAAACTCAAAAGGCAAATCATATTCTAATAAAATAGAATGCATTTCTGTATTATGATCTCCTGGTTTACCTAAAACTGTAGTAATTTTTCCGAATGGATTTTTAGAATTTTTAGGCCAATCCAATAATTTTGCTTGTACTTTATCTCCATCTACTGCCCCATTCATTTTGCTTTCAGAAACAAAAATATCTGCGTACATTTTATTACTATCAGGAACTACAAAACCGAAATTTTTATTCTTATTCTTTTGTAAAACACCTACAAATTCTGTTTTTGCACGCTCAATAATTTCAACAACATCTGCTTCATATTTATTTCCACTACGTTTTTTATAAACGTATGCTTTTACAGTATCGTTATGTAAACCTTTACCAAGATTAACATTCGGAATAAAAATATCATCTTCATAATCATCAGAAACAAAATATCCATTTCCTGTAGATGTGACATCTAATACACCAATAGCGTATTTTTTATCAACATTTACTTGAAACTTACCTGTTGCTACTTCTTTAATTTGTTTTGTTGCAGCTAATTCTGCTAATTTCTTTACTATTTGTGTTTTACCATCAGTATCAGAAATCTTTAATTTTGCAGCAATTTGTTTATGGTTAAAACTTTTTTCGCTGTCTTCTTTTAAAACTCTAAATATATTTCTAGTTAAGTCTTTTACAACATTCCCTTTCTTTTTATATATTTTTTTCTTCTTTTTTGTCATTAATTCTTACTTCTTATTATATGATACCAATTTACAATTATTTACTGTGATAGTCTATTAAATTATAGTTATCAATCTATTATTGTATTTTGGCTTTACTTTAATTATTATTTATGTCTAACTCTTGGTTTATAATTGCAAATCCTACTTCTGGAAATCGGAAATTTTCTATACAGTGGGAGGAAATTCAACAATTACTAAACAATAAGAATTTAGACTATTCTTTTGCTTTTACACAATTTTCTAAACACGAAATTGAATTGGTTGATACCGCAATTAAACAAGGTTTTAGAAATATTATTTCGGTTGGTGGAGATGGTACACTACATCATGTAGTTAACGGAATAATGCTGCAAAGGTATGTAAAAACTTCTGATATAACTATTGCAGTGATTCCACAAGGAACAGGAAACGATTGGATTAAAACATATAACATACCAAATGATGTTGAAAAATCGATAGAAATCATCGCCCAAAAGAAAATAATTTTACAAGATATTGGTGTTTTAGAAACTGCGGATAAAAGTATTTCTTATTTTAATAATGTAGCTGGTTTAGGATATGATGGCTACATTGTTAATAAGTTGAAAACATTAAAACGTTTTGGATCTATTGCTTATTTATTAAGTGGGTTGGCTGGTTTATTATTCTATAAAAAAACAATTTTTAAAGTTATTTTTGATGATAAAATAATAGAAACGAACTGTTTAATGACACTTTTCGGAATATGTAAATTCTCTGGAGGTGGAATGCAGTTTACAAAAGATGTAAATTCTTCTGATGGATTTTTTGATATTACAATTGCTAAAAACTTAACTATTTTCGATTTAATTTTTAATATTAAAAAACTTTATAACGGTACTATTGTGCATCATAAAAAAATTGAAACGTATAAAACCAAAGAAATAAGGGTAATTCCACAAACTTCAAAACCTTTTATTCAAGCAGATGGTGAATTGATTGGAACAGGAAAAGTGAATGTTAAAATTATTGAAAAGGCTGTGAATTTTGTTGTGAATTAAATCATAGATCCCGTTTTTCAACGGGATTAATTCAACTTACTAATTTTATACATCACTTCGTGATTTTAAAATTAGAGTTTCATTAAGTTAAAGAAATCTTAAAATTTGTGTAACGTTTGTTAAAATGAAGCGTCTTTATAATAAGAACACCTAATTATTAAGATGAAAAATCTACATAAAGTTATTATTTTATTCGCTTTTATATTTGTTGCAGGCATTTTTGTTACTGTAATGACTGTAAATACTTCTTTGAATAAAACAATAAATACTAACGAAACTGTAGATATTCAAAAAGACACCTTGTATCTTTTACAAGCTGAAAAGAAAACAGTTTAAATTCTATTTTTTTTTAACGTATCCTCTACCCGATTCTATTTTTCGGTAAAAAAACTGTGTTTAAAATTTAATTTTTGAATTCTTTAAATAAGATATATTTAAAAGATTTAATTTAGAGCTGAATGTCAAAGTATCTAAATTTTCTAAAAACGTTTTATATAGTCTCTAGTAAAGTCATAATTTGTTTCGTTTTTAATAAATTTCTTAAGTATTGTATTTTAAAAAATTTAAATAAACTTTAAAGGAATCTTCATTTCAATCTATTTTCATTTTTTGAATTTTAACCTTTTCAACAGTTATCAACATTCTATATTATAATTATATTTTCTTTTTAAATTTAAAAAAAACAATGATGGTTATAATAGTGTGTGAATAGCTACTATAAAAAAAACTCTTTTTATTTTTTAATATGAGTTATTAAAAACCATCTACATTTTGTTAGCTACTTAAAGTATTAAAAATCAATATAATTTTAGAGTTGTTAACAATAGTTATAAACAGTAATTAACCGAAAAATCTTAATAGTTAACAACGTAATCTCTGTAAACAAAACGTTAATTTTATGTTGATAAACTTTTATCAAAAACTCATAAAAAAAGTTGTGTATGTCATAGTGCTCGCTGTATTGTAATAATTTATTTAATCACCAAATTTACTTGTAAAACTTTACCGATAGTTCTTAACATTTAGGTAACATAGCTAAAGAGTTAAAAATTAATAAGTTATTAAAAAACCCAAAATTTAAGATGTTTATAACTGTTGATAACCGTTAATAACTGTATTTTTGTGACGACAACTAAATTAAAATCAATCTATTATGACAATTGCAATTGGAAACGATCACGCAGGTACAGAATACAAATTCGAAATTATAAAACATTTAGAAGAAAAAGGATATAAAGTTCTAAATTTTGGAACTGATACAAATGATTCTATGGATTACCCTGATGCAATTCATCCAACAGCAGATGCTGTAGAAAGTGGTAAAGCAGCACTAGGTGTTATTCTTTGCGGTTCTGGTAATGGAGCTCAAATGACAGCTAATAAGCACCAAGGTATTAGAGCTGCACTTTGTTGGAATAATGAATTGGTTGCATTAACAAGACAACATAATAATGCAAACGTTTTAACGATTCCTGCACGTTTTGTTTCTTTACAACAAGCTATTGGTTTTGTAGATATTTTTCTTGCTACAGAATTTGAAGGTGGAAGACATGGAACAAGAGTAAATAAAATTTCTTGTGCTGGATAATTTTTATTCGACACAAAATCCTTAAAAATAATTTTCACTCAAATTGATAAATAGCTATTGTCAGTTTGAGTGATTTCGATTTTTTTAGCGAAATTGTATCGAGAATATTTAGAATTAAAAATGATGAATTTTCAAATTAAAACTTTCGAAGAATTAAACACAACAGAACTCTATAATATATTACAATTACGATCTGAAGTTTTTGTGGTAGAGCAAGATTGTGTGTATCAAGATGTAGATTTTAAAGATCAAAAATCGTTACATGTTATTGGTACTAAAAATGATAAAATAGTTGCGTATACACGAATTTTTAAACCAGGAGATTATTTTGATAACGCAAGTATTGGTAGAGTAGTAGTTGCAGCTTCAGAAAGAAAGTATGGTTTTGGTCACGATTTAATGAAAGCTTCTATTAAAGCTGTCAAAACGTATTTTAAAGTTGATGAAATTACAATCTCTGCTCAAAAATATTTAAAAAAATTCTATGAAACGCATCATTTTATTCAAGTAGGAGAGGAGTACTTAGAAGATGGAATTCCTCATATTAGAATGGATTTAGAATAAATTTGAAACTACCTTTTAAAAATATAGACAGAAATAAAAAGATTGCAATTATTGTAGTTTTATTATTCTTTATTTTTATATTAACTGGAAAATTATCAGAATTTTATAGAGGAGCTTGGATTTATGATTATGAAAAATCAGTATCGTTATTTATTTCACTAGGAGTAATAATTATTGCTTCAGTAGTAAATACACTGTTTTTAATAACTAAATATAAATCAAACTTAAAGAAAAATATATTTTGGATTTTTATTTCTGCAATTCCAATTTTATATATTCTTATGATGATTTTTTTAATGTAAAAAGATAAAAATTAATCTTTATCGCTCTTTTTAGTCATTTTATATATTAAATACCCAAAACCAACTACAAAGTGTAAAATGATTACTGCAGCTACTATATATAAAGTTGTATTAGAATTACCCATACAGCAAAATTAGAAAGATAAATTTTCTTTTTTTGTGATAAATGTTACATTTCTTGATAAATTAAAATTTCTAAATTTTAAGATTATTTAGACCTAAATATTTTCTTCTTAAAAATAGAAAAAGCACCGACAATTGCAAGAGCAATTACTTTCCAAAATTTTAAAATTATAACAAAGAAACCAGCTTTTGCTAAAAGTTTTCCGGCAATTAAACCTCCAATACCATAAGCAGCAACAGTATCAATATCTGGGTTAAAATCAGCGTATTTATTACCTTCAGTAAAATGTACACTGCTTAAAATTTCATTTACATCATTTTTAAAAACAGGTAAAACATCTATGGTTCCAATAGCATTTAAATTTAAGTAACCTTCTCTTCCT
The window above is part of the Polaribacter sp. SA4-12 genome. Proteins encoded here:
- a CDS encoding diacylglycerol/lipid kinase family protein; the protein is MSNSWFIIANPTSGNRKFSIQWEEIQQLLNNKNLDYSFAFTQFSKHEIELVDTAIKQGFRNIISVGGDGTLHHVVNGIMLQRYVKTSDITIAVIPQGTGNDWIKTYNIPNDVEKSIEIIAQKKIILQDIGVLETADKSISYFNNVAGLGYDGYIVNKLKTLKRFGSIAYLLSGLAGLLFYKKTIFKVIFDDKIIETNCLMTLFGICKFSGGGMQFTKDVNSSDGFFDITIAKNLTIFDLIFNIKKLYNGTIVHHKKIETYKTKEIRVIPQTSKPFIQADGELIGTGKVNVKIIEKAVNFVVN
- a CDS encoding LytR/AlgR family response regulator transcription factor → MFNYIKYFLIKPFKIQPFISNKVQLSVSHGLFIFAFLNLFKPFKLDLLNEYFFGYSILMGIQSIVTPYLIFVILKKVNYKKWNYSNILILCFFCILIYSLVLWYSSGFYKDLKGYKKKLSFTLFYRYTSIISIFSMLLFFVLNDKIIKLKNKIHNIRVEKNNQIIKEKLTIYSEGKKESIVININELIYTSITGNYVSFYINTQEGIKELVLRNTLSNIINQISDYPNFIRCHKSYIINTNYIDSISGNARGYFLKTNQIENLIPVSRKFNKEYLEKIVD
- the rnr gene encoding ribonuclease R, producing the protein MTKKKKKIYKKKGNVVKDLTRNIFRVLKEDSEKSFNHKQIAAKLKISDTDGKTQIVKKLAELAATKQIKEVATGKFQVNVDKKYAIGVLDVTSTGNGYFVSDDYEDDIFIPNVNLGKGLHNDTVKAYVYKKRSGNKYEADVVEIIERAKTEFVGVLQKNKNKNFGFVVPDSNKMYADIFVSESKMNGAVDGDKVQAKLLDWPKNSKNPFGKITTVLGKPGDHNTEMHSILLEYDLPFEFDPEVEKEAENLSIEITEKEISKRRDMRKDLTFTIDPKDAKDFDDALSFTKLENGNYEIGIHIADVSHYLEPKTILDDEAYKRATSVYLVDRVVPMLPEMLSNGVCSLRPNEEKLTFSAVFELNEKAQLVNQWFGRTVTYSDQRFAYEEAQSIIENVKLSDDVQPYVMPEDISIIDKEYTVTPEIVEATLKLDELAKILRKKRMKDGAISFDRVEVKFNLDEEANPVGVFFKESKDANKLIEEFMLLANRKVAEYIGFSKGKATNRTFIYRIHDEPDVEKLASLQNMISKFGYKINTDTKESTSDSLNKLLSDVHGKAESNMIETLTIRTMSKAKYTTQNIGHYGLAFDYYSHFTSPIRRYPDVMTHRLLQYYLDGGDAPKALPYEEKCKHSSNREELASKAERSSIKYMQIKYMQDHKDEEFEGVITGVTEWGIYVEISSNKCEGMVRIRDIKSDYYVFDEKQYAIVGQSSKKLYQLGDDVKVKVKNTDLERKHLDFTLIEK
- a CDS encoding LytTR family transcriptional regulator DNA-binding domain-containing protein; amino-acid sequence: MKSIISWLSKPYYFNPTIKFKLKMSLFHGLFLFLFLYVFRPFYLIELDLIILEYTLGIGIIAFLATFIILYFPALIFKEYFNEDNWTIGRNLFLMAIGITFIGILLWYFGEMYKAPYNFRKITLLQFLFYTFLVSLIPLTFFIFINEKNVRERREKRVFEIKEINRKNEIDTSKKLNKEVSIHSDNGKESITFHIDNLVYVTSQGNYASFFLKNEGDLKEKILRVTLTKIAIELKEYSYIIRCHKSYIVNINIINDISGNARGYLLKSDFITIDIPVSRSFSRESLQKLIR
- the rpiB gene encoding ribose 5-phosphate isomerase B; translated protein: MTIAIGNDHAGTEYKFEIIKHLEEKGYKVLNFGTDTNDSMDYPDAIHPTADAVESGKAALGVILCGSGNGAQMTANKHQGIRAALCWNNELVALTRQHNNANVLTIPARFVSLQQAIGFVDIFLATEFEGGRHGTRVNKISCAG
- a CDS encoding GNAT family N-acetyltransferase, whose amino-acid sequence is MNFQIKTFEELNTTELYNILQLRSEVFVVEQDCVYQDVDFKDQKSLHVIGTKNDKIVAYTRIFKPGDYFDNASIGRVVVAASERKYGFGHDLMKASIKAVKTYFKVDEITISAQKYLKKFYETHHFIQVGEEYLEDGIPHIRMDLE
- a CDS encoding SPFH domain-containing protein; its protein translation is MNPILIIVIVLGLLVLFASFFTVKQQTAAILERFGKFKVIRQSGLHLKIPLIDKVAGRISLKIQQLDVIIETKTLDDVFVKLKVSVQFKVIKDKVYDAFYKLDYPHDQITSYVFDVVRAEVPKMKLDDVFVKKDDIAIAVKLELNEAMSSYGYDIIKTLVTDIDPDAQVKEAMNRINAADREKTAAQYEGDAQRILIVERAKAEAESKRLQGKGIADQRREIARGLEESMVVLNRAGINSQEASALIVVTQHYDTLQAIGADTNSNLILLPNNPNAASSMLTDMVASFAATNQVGESMKNLKAKKKSE
- a CDS encoding head GIN domain-containing protein, producing MKKIIFICAIMLSYITFSQTVVTKNLGDYTTLKVYNGIEVELVKSEEQKLEITGEKSEMVKIKNVNNTLKLSLPFSLKPENNAADGKVLIKLYYNKNIAIIDGNEGATITGKDFNQDKLEVNAQERAFINLTSKVKYLIVKTTSGGIVKLTGTTENQEVDVDLYGIYNGFGLQTTGNSTVKAGTGAKAEILAGQTLSATVSFGGSIFYKGNPEVVKDKKVIGGIIQKRD
- the tatA gene encoding twin-arginine translocase TatA/TatE family subunit; protein product: MNSLAIYFGFIGGPQVIIILVVVLLLFGGRKIPELMKGLGSGIKEFKNASKEEDTDDKIEDKK